One genomic segment of Erythrolamprus reginae isolate rEryReg1 chromosome 2, rEryReg1.hap1, whole genome shotgun sequence includes these proteins:
- the ABT1 gene encoding activator of basal transcription 1: MIDNDVGKLQLTSMIEDPAMNSEEEEVETVSEDKDTEEDSQLGSCNQNDAKKVVPGIIYLGHIPPRFRPRHVRNLLSVHGEVGRIFLQPEERFIRKKKKAAGSNAKNFTEGWVEFRDKRVAKLVAASLHNTPIGVRKKSKFHYDLWNIKYLNRFKWTHLSEQLAYERQVRQQRMRAEVSQAKRETNFYLQNVEKSKHFLKKDSQKEHAEKSWGFVQRSTEDEIQTSKGKKRLKQQLARSAEIQEKSQSNKSLLTKIFNIQQ; the protein is encoded by the exons ATGATTGATAACGATGTGGGAAAACTCCAACTGACATCCATGATTGAAGACCCAGCAATGAACAGTGAAGAGGAAGAAGTAGAGACAGTTTCGGAAGATAAGGACACAGAAGAAGATTCTCAGTTGGGTTCCTGTAATCAAAATGATGCCAAAAAAGTTGTGCCTGGCATAATTTATCTTGGTCATATCCCTCCACGCTTCCGGCCTCGGCATGTCCGAAACCTCCTTTCCGTTCATGGTGAAGTGGGACGCATTTTCTTGCAGCCTGAAG AGCGATTTATCCGAAAGAAAAAAAAGGCGGCTGGTAGTAATGCCAAAAACTTCACAGAAGGTTGGGTAGAATTCCGGGATAAGCGTGTGGCAAAGTTGGTAGCTGCTAGCTTACACAATACTCCTATCGGTGTTCGTAAGAAAAGCAAATTCCATTATGACCTGTGGAATATAAAG TATTTGAATCGCTTCAAATGGACTCACTTGAGCGAGCAGCTTGCATATGAAAGGCAAGTGCGGCAGCAGCGCATGCGTGCCGAAGTTTCTCAGGCCAAACGAGAGACTAATTTCTACCTGCAGAATGTGGAGAAGAGCAAGCACTTTTTGAAGAAGGACAGTCAGAAAGAACACGCTGAGAAGAGCTGGGGCTTCGTTCAGCGTTCTACTGAGGATGAAATTCAGACAAGCAAAGGAAAGAAACGGCTCAAGCAACAGCTAGCCCGGTCTGCTGAGATCCAGGAGAAATCTCAATCCAACAAATCTCTATTGACCAAAATCTTCAATATCCAGCAATAA